From Spirochaetales bacterium:
GTATCGCTTTTATTTTTTCGAATCCGTCCGAAGTCAGCATATCGTTGAGGTTGAATCCGAACCGTTTAAGATATGACACCGTTTCCTCAATCGTCTTTGCGAGTAATAAAACCAGTTCCCCGTCAGGTTTCGCCGGACTTTCTCCAGGTTTTGCTTCGTTGCCGCTTCCGTAGACGGCAAGGGCTTTCCTCAAGTTTTTGAGGATTCCGCAGTAATCGACGATAAGTCCGTTCTCTTTTCCTTCATTGACCCTGTTCGCCCGTGCGATCGCCTGCATTAATGTATGTGCTTTCAGCGGTTTGTCCAGATAAAGGGTCGAAAGGCTTTTGACGTCAAATCCGGTCATCCACATGGCGCATACAAAGGCGATACGGAAGGGGTGATCTTCTTTCTTGAAAGCCGTTTCGACATCGATGCGTTTACCGTCCGTTGTATCGAATCCGTTTTTTATGAGCCTTCTGTGTGGTTCTATATCGATATTCCATTTTCTGAACTTGTCCACCTCACCCTGTTCTTCACTCAGAATCACCGCCATCTGTGTTTCCGTCATCCATTCCTTTTTTCTTATAAGGGCAGGCACTTCCTGCGGATCTTTTTCCGTATCGATTAATCGGGATGTTTCGTCGATTTTCCTTTCCCAGTAATTCCCGACAAGCAGGTACATTCTCACCGTGGTGATTTTATCGAGACAAATCACCATCGCCTTCCCGGTTTCCCACCGGTCCGTATAATGATCGACAATATCCTTCGCGATCGCATCGAGTCGTTTCCCGGCCGTCATGATATGGTATTCCCGCGCCAGTTCTTTTTCGAGCAATGCCTGCCGGTCGACATCGAGTATTTCGCCTTCAAGCGCTTCCGCCATTTTTTCGTTTATGCGTTCCGTTGACAGTTTGAGCTTTTCCCCCCTGCTTTCGTAATAGAGGGGGACCGTCGCCCCGTCGTCGACCGCCCGCTTGAAATCGTAGGTTGAAACATAGTCGCCGAATACCCGTTTGGTTATTTCATCGTCTTTGAAGAGGGGGGTGCCGGTAAACCCGATAAACGAGGCGTTCGGAATCGCGTTCCGCATGTTCAGCGCGAACGTCCCGTACTGTGTCCTGTGATTTTCATCGGAAAGAACGATGATGTCGCTTCGTTCCGAATACGGATCGTTCTTCGGCACCTCACGGTTGAATTTGTGAATCATGGTAAAGAGGAACGTGTGGTCTTCCCGGAACAATTCCTTCAAATGCTCGCCGCTTGAAGCCCTGCACCCTTCTTCTCTTACAAGGCCCACCCCCGTGAATGTCCGGTAAATCTGTCGTTCAAGGTCCTCCCTGTCGGTGACGATGAGAAAGGTGAAATTACCCGTCATCTTTCGACGGGTCTTTTTACAGAGAAAAACCATCGAATACGATTTTCCGCTTCCCTGTGTGTGCCAGAACACACCCAGTTTACCGCCGAGTGTTTTCCTTTTCCTTATTGCTTCGACCGCCCTGTTTACGCCAAGGTACTGGTGATTTCTCGCGAGTATCTTCACGCAGTGTCCCCTCGTTTCGTCAAAGAGAATGAAGTTTTCGACAATGTCCATGAAGCGCCCCTTGCTGCACATACCCTGAAGCATGATTTCGAAGTCGAGGCTTCCCTGTTCTTCTTCCTTCAACCGCTTCCAGTCCGTATATTGTTCATAGCTGCTTAATATGATTCCCGTTTTTGCTTCATCCCCGTTACTCAGGATGATCATCGCGTTGTAGTAAAATATATGGGGAATCGTGTCCATGTAATCCCTGAGGTTTTCGTCATACGCCCGCCTGACGTTTTTATGGGCCGCCTTCAATTCCATAAAAAGAAGCGGGATGCCGTTCACGAATCCGACGATATCCGCCCTCCGCCTGTACAGGGGGCCCTGTATCCACAACTCGCGTACCGCCAGGAAATTATTGTTTTCCGGATTGTCGAAATCGAATAGTTTCAGCCTCACGCTTTTTGTTTCGTTTTTTTCGTTTTTATAATTTACCAGAATTCCATTGATGCAGAGGTCATACTTTTCCCTGTTCTGGATTATAACGGATCGTGTATAGCTTATTTCGGAAAGTTCCTTTACCGCGCTCTCATAGACGGTATCCAGAAAGCCGGGATTTATTTTCGAAAGCGCCTGCTTCACGTACCGTTTGAGGATGACTTCCTTTTCAGACATCCTTCCCAGGGTTCCTTTTTCTCCTAGAACTTCATCGTTGTACGCGTAGATCGAATCCCAATAAAGGTTATCCTTGAAAAAATCGGCCGTTGTTTTCTGGACTAATCTGTCTTCGGAGAACTCGTGGGGCATGGGTTACCTCGGTATTTTTATTTCCACTGGTGTCTCAACCTTTATTTTAACCGGTGTATAAATATCGACGTCCACTTTCGGAGAATATATTGATACGACAAGTGAATATCTCGCCTTTTTGTTCCATTTTTGTAAATACTGTCTTTCACGCCACCATCCGATAACCGGATAAATCCCTATAAGATTACACGATGCCAAATCCATTGCAGTTCCCTTCCATATATCCGAATGAATAGAACCTTTTTCCCTGTTTGTTGCACCAAATAACCATTTATCGGAGGATGAATATTTATTTTCTTCATCTTCTTCTCTGGCAAGCTTATTAATCCTTTTAATAAAATCATTCAATTTTTCTGTTGATTTATTCAAGCGGAATCGTAGTCCGTGAGAAGCATACCTGTACCTGTCTTTCCATCCGATTTCACCCGGTCCCGGTTCAATAAAATAGGATAACGTCATCCGTAATTCCACTTCGATTTCTTTCAGGCTTATTAATTCTTCTTTGGGCCATGGAAGTTCATAGATATGCATATCTTTTGTTTTGTAGCTGTTATTCTTTTTATCGAATGGTTGTAGTTCGTTTTGAACTATCATTGTGAGTGAATTGCTTGTACACTCAATTGCTTTCTCAAAAGAAGGTATTCCGTACCCGCACGTTTTCAATAGCCTTGTATATTCCGTTTTATTTTCATTTGATAGAAATTGCTTTTTCATCGCATCCGACCAGTTTGCAGAGTGAACTATGAGTGCCCGTATTGTTTCGGGCCATGCTTCAGGATATCTCGATATTATTTGAGCCGCAAACCATGATGCCTTTGCGGCCGCACAGCTTGTCTGGTTCATAATACCGAATTGCCTTTCTATCGGTTTAAAATAAGTGGAAAGACAACTTAAATCATCACAACTGGAAATAAATCCGTCTTTACCCTGTGCCAGATTACCGCCTTCCATGACAATATCCGGCTTTACAGGCCATTTTTTATCCCAGACAGCTGAAGTTGTACTATATGGAGATAATTCTCCCTCTTTAGCAATTGGCGTATATTCTTCTAATTCCGGATCCGTTATCCTTACTTTCTCTGTATGGGCTCCAACGGTAATCGCATTCCATGACTGGCCCGGGTCATGGATCGAATCTGTCATATTCGAATCTGGATATTTATATGTAAAGTCTATATTCTGTTCTGTCATAGCATTGCCTGCGCATAATATAATCAGCCTTTTTATATTATCATCTGCTCCTGATGATAGTTTATCTATAGCGCCTGACCATGAGGACGGACGCCCTCTATCGATATTTGATTTATCGGTAACAGCAAGACAGGTTACTCTGTTTCGATTTGGATTATTGATTTCTGCTTTACTTATCGATTGGATTATGATTGCGCCATAGAGATGTTTCGGATTCTTTCCTTTTGGCGGAAGCACTTTTACGCTTTCAATCGAATGATGTATAGTAACAGGAATATTCGTTTGCAAGCATTCCTCGAGACTGCCGTAAATCGAAATTCCGGCCAAAAGAGTTCCATGGCCTGAATCATCATTTTTGCCCCATGTTATATCCCATGAATCCATATCATTCTCATCCAGCAAAGGCTCTATGAGTTTATGTCCCTTATTTATTCCTGAATCCAGAATGCATATGGATGTTTTTGATTTTTCAGCTATCGCTAACCTTTTTAATAAATTCTCCACCCATCCAGCCTGTTCTATGTTTGGAAGTTCCATCCAGAATGCCGCCGTTTCTTTTGCCGCTCTTATTTCTGCAAGATAGGGAAATGATTCAATAATCAGGTTAAGTATCGCGTTATCTGTAAAGGCAATACATACTGTTTTTTCAGGAAATACAATTCTTTCATCCTGGTATTTTATATCATTTGCATCACAAAACATTTTAAATTGATTATATACTTCTTCCCTGTCACTCGAAAGCCATATTTCACACCATTTTTTACTGTCAAAAGGAATAGATGAAATATCTTCGATAGGCTGCCAGAATGATTCGATAACGGCTAATTTGATGTCCTCGATACTTTCAACAAGATTTTTGTTTTTTGGGTTCCCTTTGTTAGTTGTTTTTTCTGCATATTCCTTTACTTTTTTAAGAAAATAACCTCTCATATTTTCAGGTATGAATACTGTCGCTCTTACAGGTTGGTTTTGTTCAATATTCTCTTCTTTTACATTACACAGTTTTATTCCGTATTTTATATTCTCAAGGCTTTTATAAATCAAATCGGCACCAGTAGCACCGAGAACATCGATATAACAGCCGCTCTTTACATCAGGCATTGATATGGCTTTTCTCTGTTCCTTTTTTTTATCGAAATAATTCCAAACTTTATCGAGCTTTTCTTTGATTCTTTGTGCATGTATTATTCTATCTCTAACAGGTATTCTTAATTTTGGTATGACTGTTTTAGGTGAGACATACTCAATCGTTTGTCCTTTATTTGTTAAAAATATATGAGGGTATTTTTCTTTTGCCATTTGACGGTATTAACTCCGTTTCCCGTAAGCATCTTTCCTCTCTTCAATCATAGAGATAAGGTTTTTTTCACTCACATCATTTTTATCGTTTAAAATTGCTTCTTTTATCGCATCGTCACATGCCCCGCATATTTCCGCATGGCTTAATGAACGTGCACTCTGTACCGCTTTTTCAATTTTTTTATTGCTGAGAATAAAATTACCCAACCTGTTCGTAATAAGGTCTTTTATTTCATTGTCACCCGGTAATTCGTAATGAAGGACATCGTCGAATCTTCTGAACAATGCATTATCAAGAATCGTGACATTGTTCGTCGCGGCCACGATGATGCTGTCGGAATTGTCCTGTTCGATAAATTGCAGAAATGAGTTGAGGACACGCCTCATCTCCCCGACATCGTTGTCCCTTCCCCGTTCAGCCCCGATCGCGTCGAATTCATCGAAAATATAGACGCCCTTTCTGTTTTCGATAAATTTGAAAACCTGCCGTAATTTTGCGCTCGTTTCGCCCATGTATTTTGTCACAAGCTTATCCATGAGAATGATAAAAACAGTAAGTTGCAGTTCTCCGGCGATGACCTTTGCGGTCATGGTTTTCCCCGTGCCCGGCGGGCCGCAGAGAAGTATTTTCCTCCTGTGTGAAAGGCCGTGTTTTTTTAGCTTTTCCTGTTTTTTGTATTCGGTCAGCACTCTTTTGATTCTGTTTTTCAGTGCTTCGGTAATGATTAAATCCGGTATGCGAAACTGGGTTGTCCCGGCTATGACCAGATCATTGAGTTCTCCCTGGAACGGGATAACCCTTGCCTTTTCTTCCCGTGACTTGTCGACCAGATTGCGTATTTCAAAAGCGAGATTCGTGTGCCCGACCTTTGCCTCGTGTGCGGCGACCTGCAGGGCAATAGTGTTAAACCGCTCGATATCATGTTCGAAATGAGACTGTATGAGTGATTTCAATTGCTCTGCCGTGGCCATAAGCTTACCCGCTTTCCACTATATTTATAAACCAAAATTGATAAAATAGCTATCACAAAATAGAAAAACCGTGATCGCTTTCAGACTTTTTTATCATACCTCAATCTCCCCCTTCATAAGCCGTGGAAGCAACAGATCGCGTGATTGTTTTAGCAGCTTGTTTTGTTCAGTTAAGTATCTTATCTGTTTATCAATTGGATTTGTTATCTTTTCAAATGCAGAGATAATAGATTCAGTAGGCATAATTATCTCAATGAAATGCATCTGTTCTTTCGTAACTGCTGCGAATATAGCTCCTGTTCCTATAATATTTTCTTTAAAAAAATATGACTGTAATTGATAATATAAAAACGATTGATTATTCTTTTTACTTTTTATCCCTGCCAATCCTCTCCCTAATATTAATTTTGATGGAGCAATATTCAATCTGCCAACAGGTGCTCTTACACTACAAAGTATATCTCCATCATATGTAATTCTATTTCCGGAAGTTGAATATTTTTCATGTTTTACATATCGGTTGCCAAAATTGGTAACTCCCTGGTGGAATGGCAACCCTTTACCTTCTGTATTGTAATACATTGACTTCGGGCTTTGTCCCATTATAATAGAAGCAACCTCCCCCAGCTTCTTCCTCTCCCACATCTCGGGCAGGCCGTCCTTGAACCTCGCCTTCTCGTGTCCCGGAAACCTGAACCGGACAAACCATTCCTTATAGAGCTCCCGTGCCGCTTTTTCCAGAAGTTCGATACGCCGAATGTTGTTCTCGATAAGGTCGTCGTAAGCGGAAAGGATTGAAGCGATTTTTTTCTGGATGGGGAGAGTGGGGAGATTCAATTTTAAATTTTCAAGATTTACTTTAATAATTGTATCGAAAACTGCTCCATGAGTATTTTGTTTAAGTCTATTTGAAGCTGATTTTAAAATATAGTATAAAAAATCTTGGCTGCAATATAAATTATTTTTACTTAATATTGCATAGCAAGATTGATTAAATGCCATTTGTTTTTTACAAACAACAATTTTACCGACGGTACCTCTTGCAGATATTATAATACTCCCTGAAGGCACTATTTTTGTGTTAGAATTGTTAAGTCCAATATCTGTAATAGTTTTTTCAGTTGATATTATATGCTTATTATCTTTAAAATCTGTAACGGAAATCCATGGAATTAAGCCATTCCAATATGCTTTATTTTGTGTTGAAGGTGTTCCTCCAAGAATAATTTCTGCAATATTTCCCAATTCAACTTCTTCCCAATTCACATCTAAAATTCCTTACTTTTCCTTTTGTTAATTCAATAAAACAGCTTGCCTTTTTTAAAAACAAGCCATATAACTATACCAACAAGTCCCGGGAGAGCGAAAGCAGGCCGCGTGCCTTGAGTGACCGTGTGTTACATAGCCTCTGAGGGGACTTTTTTTTTGCTTTCATAATACTTCCCAATACCCCCCCTTATCCGGTCCGATTCTTTTAAGAAGCCCTTTTTCCTGCAATTTCTTTACGTTTCTTTCAATAGAACGGGTGGTTACGCCGATTCTCGATGATAATTCTTCTATTGTTAATGATGGTGTCTCTTTTAACAGAATAATTATTTTCTCCGACGTTTTCTCCGACGTTTTCTCCGACATATCGGAAAAAAAATCATCCTTGAACGTAATATAAAATGAATGCGGGCTTTGATCAAAAACCGGTTCCGGTAATCCTTCTTCTTTCATCGCGTCCCTCATCCGCTTTATCCCCGTTCCCATTTTCTCCACATAAATGGTTCTGGCCAAAAGCGATGCGATAATCGGATTTCTGGATTTGCTCACTTTACCGAACTCTTCCGGCGACATCCATTTAAACTCAAGTTCTTCCTTTGTCATGGCTAAATCCCCAGCTCCTCGAAGTTGCTCCGGATTATCTCCGCTAATGTTACCGCATCGTCGTTCAATTGTTCCAGTTCCCGGTGAATCTCCTGTATGGTCTCGTGGAAGTCAAAGTCCTCGTCCTCTTCTTCGGGCGCCACCCCCACATAACGCCCCGGCGTCAGGCTGTAATCGTTTTCCGCTATTTCCTTTGTATCCACAAGCTTCACAAGCCCCGGAACATCGGCAAGCGATGCGTCCGGAAAACGCTTTATATGCCAGCCGGTCTGCTTGTGGAAATACAGGGTCTGCTTGATCGCGTCGAGCGCCTTCCCGTGTGCTTCTTCGAGTTCCGCCTTCCGCTTTTTACTGTTGCGGGTTTGATCGGGTCCTTCGATCGCAGCCTTGAATGATACTTCGAGCAGTTTCCTCGCTTCGGCAAGCCTTTCGGTAACCGGCAAAAAACCGGTATAAGCCTTTTTCTGTTCTTCATGTGTTGTGAGCTTCCCCGCTTTTTTAATAAAAGCCCTTATATCATTCGCGCATCCATCCGTTTCTTTTTTCAGCCGCTGTACCGTTTCATTTTCTTTTTCCCGGATGATATCGTGATATTGTTTAATAGCTGTTTCTGTTTCTTGTGCGTGTGACGTCATGCTGTTAAAGTATGCTTCGATAAGCGAAAGGTATTTTTTTGTGTCGCCCCTGTACAGCCATACGATGGATGTTATGTTGTTGAGCTGTTCGGGTGAAAAGTCGTAGACCCTCCGGCTTACCATCCGGTATGTGTTTCGTGCGTCGATCATGAGCACGCTGTCCCTCCGTGCTTCCGGCTTGTCATTGTTCAGAAACCAGAGTTCGCAGGGAACGGAAAGGGTATAGAAGAAATTTGACCGTATGGCGATCATCGCGTCGACCGCGCCGGTCTCGATCAGTTTTCTTCGTACTTCCCGTTCGCCGCCGCCCGCGCTCGATGCCTGGCTCGACATGACGAATCCGGCGCGGCCCGTTTCGTTCATGTAACTGTAAAAGTATGAAATCCAGAGGTAGTTGCCGTTCGACACCTGCTTTTTCTTGTTCACCCCCGGAAGCCCGAACGGCAGCCTGGGGTCCGCTTTCACCTTTTCCGCGTCAACCCCGTCGACATTGAACGGCGGGTTCGCCATGACGAAATCGGCCTTTTTTAACAGGTTGTGTTCGTCCTGATAAAAGGTATTTGCCTCGGCGATCTTCCCTTCCAGCCCGTGCACGGCGAGATTCATCCGCGCCAGGCGTATCGTTGTCGCGGTCTTTTCCTGCCCGTAAAAGGTGAGGACCCGCTGCGGGTTCTTTCCCCGTACGTGCATAAAATGGCCGGTCTGCACGAACATTCCCCCGGAACCGCATGCGGGATCGAAGACGATGCCGTGGTTCGGTTCGATGACATTGACGATCGTCTGTACCAGTGAAACGGGAGTAAAAAACTCGCCTTTCTCTCCTGCCCCCGCCATGGCGAAGTTCATGAGAAAATATTCATAGATTCGCCCGAACACATCGCCGGACGCCTTCCGTAGCGCTTCATCGTTGAATATCTTTAAAAGGCGGTTTAATAAATCGTTGTCGAATATCTGGTAGTCTTTCGGCAGGATGCCCATGAGCTGTTCGTCCACCGCTTCGATCGCTTCCATTGCCTCATTGACGGCCGCAGAAGGATCATCACCCTGCGGAAGATTGAGAAGGTAGTCGTAACGTGATTTTTCGGGAAGATAGAGGGCCGCCTTTCCTTTATAATCTTCCTTTGTAATAGCCCTCGTCTTGCCTCCCCGTGACGGGAGGTTCTTCTTTATTTCTTCCTGCGCCGTCAGGAAACGGTTGTACGCGTACCGGAGGAAGATAAGCCCCAGGACGGGCATGGAATATTCCGTCTGTGTGAGTTTGGAATTGGCGCGAAGCTGGTCCGCCGCCTCCCACAGCCGTTTTTCAAGTTTCGTAATATCCTGCATTGTCTTTTGCTAAAAATCCTCTTGATAAATTTTCTTTTATAATAGTCTTTAAATCGGGTAATTGGCAAGTATATTTTGAAAAAAAAAGGCTGCATGGATAGATAAGATAATAATGTAATGGAGTTTAATTTCTATTTTATTCTACTTCTGTCTTAACGTATACGTATCGCATGAACGGCATCATCGTGTGTATTTTTTGCGCTTCATCCGCGCCATCCGTTCTTTACCGCGAAATCCGTAGTAAATCTCTTATTCCATAATCACAAGCCGAAGCCGTCTTCCCTTTCATTCATGCAATATCCGCAAGCCGTTTCTCCCGTTCCCCGATGAGCCCGTCGATTTCCGCGATAACATCGGGGGTGAGTTCCAGCTCAGCCGCCTTCACCGTCTCTTCGATCTGGGAGACACGGCGCGCTCCCACGATCGCCGCCGTCACTTCCGGGCGCCTTCTCACCCACGCGATGGCGAGGCGGGGGAGGGTGGTCCCGAGTTTTTCGGCGACGGCCTTGAGGTTGTCGATAAAGGCCATGTTGACGGACAGTTCAGGTTCCCGGAAATGGGGGTCGTTCCGCCGGTGGTCGTCCGGCTTGATGTTCGAGACCCATTCGCGGTCGATCTTTCCGGTCAGCAGTCCCTTGTACATCGGGCTGTAGCAGACGATCCCGATATTCTTTTTACCGCAGTACGGTATGATTTCCTCTTCGATGCCCCGCCGTATCATGCTGTAGGGCGGCTGGAGCGAGACGGGGGGGCGGATCGGCGTGATGCGTTCGAGCTGACCCACATTGAAGTTGGACACGCCCCCGCAGCGTATTTTCCCTTCCTTTATCAATGCCGATACTGCCTCCCAGCCTTCCTCGATGTCTTCCTCCGGGTCGGGCCAGTGTATCTGGTAGAGGTCGATCGTCTCGATGCCGAGCCGTTTCAGGCTGTCCTCCGCTTCCTTTTTGACGCTCTCCTTTTTCAGATTGCCGGCCACCCTGCCGTTTTTGTCTTCGATCCTTCCGCACTTTGTCGCGATCAACGGCCGCCCGCTCATGCCCTTTATCGCTTTTCCGACCACTTCCTCCGAGCGGCCTATCCCGTAGACCGCGGCGGTGTCGATCCAGTTGATGCCGAGGTCGAGCGCCCGGTGAATCGTTCGTATCGATTCATCGTCGTCCTGGGGCCCCCACCCGAACTGCCATGCCCCTCCCCCGATCGCCCAGGTCCCGAGCCCGATCACGGTAATGTCGAGGTCGGATGTTCCAAGTCGTTTTGTTTTCATAATCATCTCCGTTTATAATGGTTTTGATGGAATTGCCGTTTCGGTATACAAATCTCATGTCGATACTATCGTAACAGATATGATCGCCGGTTTCAACATTATGACCGCTTCAATGTGAAAAAGCGGGCAATTATCCGCATTAATTCGCTTTTCTCAAGTTAACTCGGCGGGCGCTTTCACGCCTTCGTTTTCTTTTATCGAATAACGAAGCGTGCACGGTATACCCTCCCGGGCCGCGATGTCCCGCATCGCCTGCATGAGCGGCGGCGGGGTTGGTGGTTTTTCCGCGAAGGACGGATCGAGGGTGTGTCCGGGCCGGAATTGCGCGAGGACATAGCGGTCCGTTCCCCTGATGAGCCCGCATATTTCCGCGATGTCGTCCTCCATTACGATGCCCGGGGCGACGGTTGTCCGGAATTCGTGGGGGACGCCGGAGTTCAGGATGATACCGATAGATTCCTTCACCCTTTCTCCGTAATCGGTCTGTTCAACGGCTGAAAGGAGGCGGTACCGGCCGGGCGAGGTCTTTATATCCATGGCGACATAATCGAACCGTATGGATTCGAGCCGTTCGGGAAGCGTCCCGTTGGTATCGATCTTGACTTTGAGGCCGAGTGAATGAATACAGTCTATAAGCTTTTCCAGGTGAGGGGAAAGGAGGGGTTCACCACCGCTTAAACAGACCCCCCCCAACACCCTGCACCTCTTATCAAGAAAGGAGGCGATATCTTCCCACCCGACCATACCGGATATTCCGGCGGGACGATACCCCGCGACAAGCCCGGGATTGTGGCAGTAAGGGCATCTGAGGTTGCATCCGGGCATGAAAATAGTGGCCGCGATTTCTCCCGGGAAATCGATGAGTGTCGTTTTCTGAATACCGAATCTCATCATTGGCTCAGCCGGTGCCCTTTTCACGACTGTCCGCGGCCTACAGACAGGCGACGTGTTCGGAGACCGAAGCTGTCTTTGCCAATTTTACCGCCTTTGCGGAATTTGCCGCAGGGGCCTTTCCGGCGTCCGCGGGAAGTGAAAAGGGTTGGCGGTAGTTGTATTCTTCCCGTTTTCCCTTGTTCCAGTTCTTTATCGACCGGTAGTAGCCGACAATCCGTGTATATACTTCAGTTTCCCTGCCCTTGACCTCGGAAAGCCTGTCGCGGAGCATTGAAATTTCATTATTCAAATCTTCTATTGTTCTCATCTCCTTTATCTCCTTATCTAGTTTTTTCGATGTAATTTATCCTTCTTTTTTTCGAGCTCACGAATCTTTTTAAGGATAACCGCTCTCTCCTCTTCTTTGCAGAGGGGACAGTTGAAATGTTCTCCGGAAAGATATCCGTGTACCGGACAAACGGAAAATGTCGGCGTAATGGTAAAGTAGGGAATCCGGTACTGGGAGGCGAGCGTTTTAACGAGATTTCTGCACGTTTTCCAGTCATCGATCGCCTCCCCGATGAGGGCGTGAAAGACCGTGCCGCCCGTGTACTTGATCTGGAGTTCTTCCTGCAGATCGAGCGCCTCAAAGACATCGTTCGTGAAACCGACGGGAAGCTGGGTCGAGTTGGTGTAATAGGGGACGTCTTCGCCTCCTGAAATGATATCGGGAAAATGCTCGCGGTCGTGTTTTGCCAGACGGTAGCTCGTGCTTTCGGCCGGTGTCGCCTCCAGATTGAAAAGGTCGCCGGTCGCTTCCTGGTAATCGGCGAGGCGTTTACGCATGTAATCGAGTACTTCGAGGGCGAATGACCTCCCTTCTTCCGTGCTGATGTCCCTTCCCGTGAAATTGAGCAGGCACTCGTTCATGCCCGTGATACCGATGGTGGAAAAGTGATTTCCGAGATGCTTCAGGTACCTGCGGGTGTAGGGGAACAGGCCGTTGTCCATGAGCCGGTTGATCACTTTCCGTTTGATGAGAAGGGATTTAGCCGCGAGGTCCATGAAGTGATCGAGCCGCTCGAAGAAATCCCTCCGCCCTTTCGAAAGATAACCGATTCTCGGAAGATTGATGGTCACCACACCTATCGATCCGGTAAACTCGTCGGCGCCGAACAGCCCGCCGCCCCGTTTTCTGAGTTCCCGCTTGTCGAGCTGAAGTCGGCAGCACATCGAACGCACGTCCCCCGGTTTGAGGTCGCTGTTGATGAAATTCTGGAAATAGGGCGTACCGTATTTCGCCGTCATTTCAAAGAGAAGCCGCGTGTTGTCCGATTCCCAGTCGAAGTCATGCGTGATGTTGTACGTCGGGATGGGATACTGGAATCCCCTCCCGTTCGCGTCGCCGGCGAGAAGAAGTTCGATGAAGGCCTTGTTGATCATGTCCATTTCCGGCTGGCAATCCCCGAACGTGAAATCCTGTTCCTCGCCGCCGATAATCGCGGGGATGTATTTGAGATCTTCGGGAACGGTCCAGTCCAATGTGATGTTCGTGAACGGTGCCTGGCTTCCCCAGCGCGAGGGGGTATTGACGCCGAAAATGAAACTCTGAATCGACTGCATCACTTCTTTAAAGGAAAGGTGGTCCTTCCTGACAAAGGGGGCCAGATAGGTGTCGAAACTCGAAAGGGCCTGTGCCCCCGCCCATTCGTTCTGCATGATACCGAGAAAATTCACCACCTGGGATATAAGTGTAGAGAGGTGGCGCGAAGGCCGCGATGTTATTTTATCCGGTACCCCGCCAAGTCCTTCCTGAATCAGCTGGC
This genomic window contains:
- a CDS encoding type I restriction endonuclease subunit R, with translation MPHEFSEDRLVQKTTADFFKDNLYWDSIYAYNDEVLGEKGTLGRMSEKEVILKRYVKQALSKINPGFLDTVYESAVKELSEISYTRSVIIQNREKYDLCINGILVNYKNEKNETKSVRLKLFDFDNPENNNFLAVRELWIQGPLYRRRADIVGFVNGIPLLFMELKAAHKNVRRAYDENLRDYMDTIPHIFYYNAMIILSNGDEAKTGIILSSYEQYTDWKRLKEEEQGSLDFEIMLQGMCSKGRFMDIVENFILFDETRGHCVKILARNHQYLGVNRAVEAIRKRKTLGGKLGVFWHTQGSGKSYSMVFLCKKTRRKMTGNFTFLIVTDREDLERQIYRTFTGVGLVREEGCRASSGEHLKELFREDHTFLFTMIHKFNREVPKNDPYSERSDIIVLSDENHRTQYGTFALNMRNAIPNASFIGFTGTPLFKDDEITKRVFGDYVSTYDFKRAVDDGATVPLYYESRGEKLKLSTERINEKMAEALEGEILDVDRQALLEKELAREYHIMTAGKRLDAIAKDIVDHYTDRWETGKAMVICLDKITTVRMYLLVGNYWERKIDETSRLIDTEKDPQEVPALIRKKEWMTETQMAVILSEEQGEVDKFRKWNIDIEPHRRLIKNGFDTTDGKRIDVETAFKKEDHPFRIAFVCAMWMTGFDVKSLSTLYLDKPLKAHTLMQAIARANRVNEGKENGLIVDYCGILKNLRKALAVYGSGNEAKPGESPAKPDGELVLLLAKTIEETVSYLKRFGFNLNDMLTSDGFEKIKAIREAKEAININNKTRKGFEVRAREVFKKFKAAIHLRNEIKKYIRKYKAINVIYRKLQEDREKADISSIIRKLHEVVERNIEPQNASEQPDRIFDISKINFELLKQEFKQYPSKHTMAQELMAAIEKKVHAMICRNPLRINFQERYAEIIYEYNREKERQTIEQTFEALIGFVNDLDNEEKRTIREGLDEENLALFDLLIKPGLSKKTIDKLKAIAQSLLEALKEEKLKIDHWREKESTRDEVKVFIKDFLYAEETGLPVDDYEEKEVYRIADNVYEHVFRQYASATESVYGVA
- a CDS encoding S8 family peptidase; translation: MAKEKYPHIFLTNKGQTIEYVSPKTVIPKLRIPVRDRIIHAQRIKEKLDKVWNYFDKKKEQRKAISMPDVKSGCYIDVLGATGADLIYKSLENIKYGIKLCNVKEENIEQNQPVRATVFIPENMRGYFLKKVKEYAEKTTNKGNPKNKNLVESIEDIKLAVIESFWQPIEDISSIPFDSKKWCEIWLSSDREEVYNQFKMFCDANDIKYQDERIVFPEKTVCIAFTDNAILNLIIESFPYLAEIRAAKETAAFWMELPNIEQAGWVENLLKRLAIAEKSKTSICILDSGINKGHKLIEPLLDENDMDSWDITWGKNDDSGHGTLLAGISIYGSLEECLQTNIPVTIHHSIESVKVLPPKGKNPKHLYGAIIIQSISKAEINNPNRNRVTCLAVTDKSNIDRGRPSSWSGAIDKLSSGADDNIKRLIILCAGNAMTEQNIDFTYKYPDSNMTDSIHDPGQSWNAITVGAHTEKVRITDPELEEYTPIAKEGELSPYSTTSAVWDKKWPVKPDIVMEGGNLAQGKDGFISSCDDLSCLSTYFKPIERQFGIMNQTSCAAAKASWFAAQIISRYPEAWPETIRALIVHSANWSDAMKKQFLSNENKTEYTRLLKTCGYGIPSFEKAIECTSNSLTMIVQNELQPFDKKNNSYKTKDMHIYELPWPKEELISLKEIEVELRMTLSYFIEPGPGEIGWKDRYRYASHGLRFRLNKSTEKLNDFIKRINKLAREEDEENKYSSSDKWLFGATNREKGSIHSDIWKGTAMDLASCNLIGIYPVIGWWRERQYLQKWNKKARYSLVVSIYSPKVDVDIYTPVKIKVETPVEIKIPR
- a CDS encoding ATP-binding protein codes for the protein MATAEQLKSLIQSHFEHDIERFNTIALQVAAHEAKVGHTNLAFEIRNLVDKSREEKARVIPFQGELNDLVIAGTTQFRIPDLIITEALKNRIKRVLTEYKKQEKLKKHGLSHRRKILLCGPPGTGKTMTAKVIAGELQLTVFIILMDKLVTKYMGETSAKLRQVFKFIENRKGVYIFDEFDAIGAERGRDNDVGEMRRVLNSFLQFIEQDNSDSIIVAATNNVTILDNALFRRFDDVLHYELPGDNEIKDLITNRLGNFILSNKKIEKAVQSARSLSHAEICGACDDAIKEAILNDKNDVSEKNLISMIEERKDAYGKRS